A genomic stretch from Leptodactylus fuscus isolate aLepFus1 chromosome 10, aLepFus1.hap2, whole genome shotgun sequence includes:
- the LOC142182881 gene encoding alpha-2-macroglobulin-like — protein sequence MDRLLLCAALLSLLPWVRSELQYALTAPEKLISGETAQVCLKLLQTTEPLNISVTLEYHGKNSNIIAEVVVPPTYSHCSNIDVPSVPNDVPAEIIFSAKGSSTDLRQRKMVVINPVSDRCTWKLDKSTYKSGQTVQFQVICLNSRLQPVDQKFSSIYMQDPSKTKIAQWHQREANDGVVSLESKLNSDAPPGKYMITAERESGRPLEVVFTVEEYVLPKFDVDGANS from the exons ACAATATGCCCTCACCGCTCCTGAAAAGTTGATCAGTGGAGAAACGGCCCAAgtttgtctaaaacttttgcagacAACTGAACCCCTAAATATCTCTGTGACATTGGAATACCATGGCAAGAACAGCAACATCATTGCGGAAGTTGTTGTGCCCCCTACTTATTCCCACTGCAGTAATATTGAT GTTCCCTCTGTCCCTAATGATGTTCCGGCAGAGATAATCTTTTCCGCAAAAGGATCAAGTACAGACCTAAGGCAACGTAAAATGGTGGTGATTAATCCAGTTTCCGATAGATGTACTTGGAAACTGGACAAGTCCACGTACAAGTCTGGCCAAACAG TTCAATTCCAAGTGATTTGTCTAAACTCTCGGCTGCAGCCGGTGGATCAGAAG TTCTCATCCATCTACATGCAG GATCCATCCAAAACCAAGATCGCCCAGTGGCATCAACGGGAGGCAAACGATGGGGTGGTTTCTTTGGAATCCAAGCTGAATTCTGATGCTCCTCCTGGAAAGTACATGATAACTGCGGAAAGAGAATCTGGACGCCCTCTTGAAGTGGTTTTCACAGTGGAAGAATATG TGTTACCCAAATTTGATGTGGATGGTGCCAACAGCTAA